In a single window of the Raphanus sativus cultivar WK10039 chromosome 9, ASM80110v3, whole genome shotgun sequence genome:
- the LOC108826224 gene encoding protein NRT1/ PTR FAMILY 5.2-like has product MTIEEVGDDHTKDGTVDLQGNPVRRSIRGRWKACSFLVVYEAFERMAFYGISSNLVIYMTTKLHQGTVKSANNVTNWVGTVFLTPVLGAYVADAHLGRYLTFVISSTIYFLGMLVLTLSVSIPGIRPPECSTASAEDCKKTSVLQLAVFFGALYTLAIGTGGTKANISTIGADQFDETNKKEKIQKISFFNWWMFSIFFGTLFANTVLVYVQDNVGWGWGYGIPTLGLAISIFVFLLGTPFYRHKLPMGSPFLKMTRVIVASFRKANAPMARNLTQFHELPSIVYERKGTFSIQPTKSLRFLDRASLKTGTTDQWNLCTITEVEETKQMLNMLPVMFATFVPSATVAQVSTFFVKQGTTLNARIAGNFSIPPASLSAFVTVSILVSIVLYDRVFVKITRKFTGNPRGITLLQRMGIGIIFHILLMTIACFTERYRLKVAANHGLIHQKGAKLPLTIFVLLPQFVLMGVADAFLEVVKLEFFYDQAPESMKSLGASYSLTSLGIGNFLSSFLLSTVSKITKERGRGWILNNLNESRLDYYYLFFALLNFVNLLLFLLVVKFYVYRAEVSHSVDAKEEEANVMGVEENK; this is encoded by the exons atGACAATAGAAGAGGTAGGAGATGATCACACAAAAGATGGAACAGTGGATCTTCAAGGCAATCCTGTTCGAAGATCCATTAGAGGTCGATGGAAAGCTTGTTCTTTCCTCGTTG tgtACGAGGCATTTGAGCGGATGGCATTTTACGGGATATCGAGCAACCTAGTGATTTACATGACAACCAAATTGCACCAAGGCACGGTTAAGTCGGCGAATAATGTGACCAACTGGGTCGGGACTGTTTTTCTCACTCCCGTATTGGGTGCTTATGTAGCGGACGCTCATCTTGGTCGTTACCTCACTTTCGTCATCTCTTCTACTATCTACTTTTTG GGGATGTTGGTGCTGACGTTATCAGTATCCATACCGGGAATCAGACCTCCAGAATGTTCTACCGCTAGTGCTGAAGACTGCAAAAAGACTTCTGTCCTACAGTTAGCTGTTTTCTTTGGAGCATTATACACATTAGCAATCGGTACAGGCGGTACAAAAGCGAACATTTCTACCATAGGAGCCGATCAGTTCGACGAGACCAACAAAAAGGAGAAGATTCAGAAAATATCATTCTTCAATTGGTGGATGTTTAGTATCTTCTTTGGCACTCTCTTTGCGAATACAGTTCTTGTCTATGTTCAAGATAATGTGGGCTGGGGCTGGGGTTATGGGATTCCAACTTTGGGACTTGCTATTTccatctttgtttttttattggGCACTCCATTTTACCGCCATAAACTTCCCATGGGAAGCCCTTTCTTGAAGATGACTCGAGTCATTGTGGCTTCATTTCGCAAAGCTAATGCCCCGATGGCACGCAACCTCACACAATTTCACGAGCTGCCTTCAATTGTATATGAGCGGAAAGGCACCTTTTCGATCCAGCCGACTAAGAGTTTAAG ATTCTTAGACAGAGCTTCACTCAAAACAGGAACAACAGATCAGTGGAATCTTTGTACAATCACAGAAGtcgaagaaacaaaacaaatgctAAATATGTTACCTGTTATGTTTGCAACTTTTGTCCCAAGCGCAACGGTCGCTCAAGTCAGcactttttttgtcaaacaaggAACCACTCTAAACGCAAGGATCGCCGGAAACTTTAGTATCCCGCCAGCGAGTCTCTCCGCCTTTGTCACAGTCTCAATTCTCGTCTCCATCGTCTTATATGATCGAGTCTTTGTCAAGATAACGCGAAAATTCACCGGGAATCCAAGAGGCATTACTTTGCTTCAACGAATGGGAATTGGTATTATCTTCCACATCCTCCTCATGACGATCGCATGTTTCACCGAAAG GTATAGACTCAAAGTCGCTGCTAATCATGGACTCATCCACCAAAAGGGAGCAAAACTACCATTGACAATCTTCGTTTTGCTTCCTCAATTCGTGCTAATGGGTGTAGCTGATGCTTTCTTAGAAGTTGTAAAGCTCGAATTTTTCTACGATCAAGCTCCTGAGAGTATGAAAAGCCTCGGGGCATCGTATTCCTTAACGAGTTTAGGGATCGGGAATTTTTTGAGCAGTTTCTTGTTGTCGACGGTATCTAAGATAACGAAGGAACGAGGAAGAGGATggattttaaataatcttaatgAGTCTAGGTTGGATTATTATTACTTGTTCTTTGCGCTTCTTAATTTTGTTAacctcctcctcttcttgttggtggtaaaattttatgtttatagagCTGAGGTTAGTCATTCAGTGGATGCGAAAGAAGAGGAAGCGAATGTGATGGGTGTGGAGGAgaataaataa